The following are encoded together in the Citrus sinensis cultivar Valencia sweet orange chromosome 1, DVS_A1.0, whole genome shotgun sequence genome:
- the LOC102624058 gene encoding RNA exonuclease 4 → MGSEETKKNPKTHLQLNPNWAQLQLKVKSNGLNKSSKHTKNPESETHNSILGKRKERLEAESDGSKPSPLTPINDDFSLTDVVAMDCEMVGISQGNKSALGRVSLVNMWGNLIYDEFVRPLERVVDFRTRISGIRPRDLRKAKDFPTVQKKVAELIEGRILVGHALHNDLKALLLTHSKKDLRDTSEYQPFLKNGRSKALRHLAAEILAVEIQNGEHCPIDDARAAMLLYMKNRKQWEKSVKDQTRLEQKQKNRKPKKKPKLKDAAIVKAAVTAS, encoded by the exons AAGGTGAAAAGCAATGGCCTTAACAAGTCTTCAAAGCACACAAAAAACCCAGAATCGGAAACCCATAACTCGATATTGG GAAAGCGAAAAGAGAGGCTTGAGGCAGAGTCTGATGGTTCTAAACCTAGTCCTTTGACAccaataaatgatgatttcaG TTTGACAGATGTGGTAGCTATGGATTGTGAGATGGTTGGCATCAGTCAGGGAAATAAAAGTGCTCTTGGAAGAGTTTCACTG GTAAATATGTGGGGAAATCTGATATATGATGAGTTTGTGCGCCCACTGGAACGTGTTGTTGACTTCCGTACAAGAATAAGCGGTATTCGACCCAGAGACCTGAGGAAAG CAAAAGATTTCCCAACAGTTCAGAAGAAAGTGGCAGAGTTGATTGAAGGAAGGATTCTTGTTGGCCATGCCTTGCACAATGATCTTAAG GCATTACTTCTAACACATTCAAAGAAGGACTTGCGAGATACCTCAGAGTATCAACCATTCTTAAA GAATGGCCGTAGTAAGGCGCTTCGGCATCTTGCAGCAGAAATTCTTGCTGTTGAGATCCAGAATGGGGAGCACTGTCCT aTAGATGATGCTCGCGCTGCAATGCTGCTGTATatgaaaaacagaaaacaatGGGAGAAAAGTGTCAAGGATCAAACAAGGCTTGAACAGAAGCAGAAGAATCGAAagccaaaaaagaaaccaaaattgAAAGATGCTGCGATTGTCAAAGCTGCTGTAACCGCATCATAG